In one bacterium genomic region, the following are encoded:
- a CDS encoding GNAT family N-acetyltransferase translates to MIRQCSQSDFEIMYTIINDAAQAYCGVIPKDCWKVPYMPRSELQHEIEHGVAFWGHEEDGNLVGIMGIQHIQDVTLIRHAYTLTSRQKQGIGSRLLKFLCTMTTRPVLIGTWADALWAIRFYEKHGFRLVSPEEKDRLLKQYWSIHNRQIETSVVLADQKWADIYRVKKCGNQSL, encoded by the coding sequence ATGATTCGCCAATGCAGCCAGAGTGACTTTGAGATTATGTACACCATCATTAATGATGCAGCCCAGGCTTATTGCGGCGTTATTCCGAAGGATTGCTGGAAAGTGCCCTATATGCCCCGCAGTGAGCTTCAGCATGAAATCGAGCATGGTGTCGCCTTCTGGGGGCATGAGGAAGATGGCAATTTAGTCGGGATCATGGGCATCCAGCATATCCAGGATGTAACGCTTATCAGACATGCCTATACGCTGACCAGCAGGCAAAAGCAGGGAATAGGGAGCAGGTTATTGAAATTTCTCTGCACCATGACCACCCGGCCGGTTTTAATCGGCACCTGGGCCGACGCCCTTTGGGCTATCCGCTTCTACGAAAAGCATGGCTTCCGGTTAGTCTCCCCGGAGGAGAAAGACCGGCTGCTGAAACAATACTGGTCGATTCACAACCGCCAGATCGAAACCTCTGTAGTTCTTGCAGATCAAAAGTGGGCTGACATTTATCGGGTGAAGAAATGTGGTAATCAGAGTTTATAG
- a CDS encoding DUF3368 domain-containing protein — protein MGKKRSSEDQMPIAVCDAGPIIHLYEAGFLSSLNNVGEILLPQRVSAEVLAITDIDDRWPEWLRVIQLSSSELKEAEMWAKIGGLHTGEADAFILARMQKADWLLTDDSSARLFASLLGLEVHGSLGIVLWNAAKGYLSRREAEQALDNLKRSSLWLSAKTFEEAQKALMDM, from the coding sequence ATGGGCAAAAAAAGAAGCTCGGAAGATCAAATGCCAATAGCCGTCTGTGATGCTGGCCCGATCATTCATCTCTATGAGGCGGGATTTTTGTCTTCGCTTAATAATGTGGGTGAAATCTTACTGCCGCAAAGAGTATCAGCCGAAGTCCTGGCTATTACAGATATTGATGATCGCTGGCCTGAGTGGCTTCGAGTTATCCAGCTTTCCTCTTCAGAATTGAAAGAGGCTGAAATGTGGGCAAAGATTGGAGGCCTCCATACGGGAGAAGCGGATGCCTTTATTTTAGCCAGAATGCAGAAAGCGGATTGGCTGCTGACAGATGATTCATCTGCACGATTGTTTGCTTCTTTGCTGGGCTTGGAAGTGCATGGTTCTTTGGGTATTGTACTGTGGAATGCAGCCAAGGGATATTTATCAAGAAGGGAGGCTGAACAGGCACTGGACAACCTTAAAAGATCCTCTCTATGGCTTTCTGCCAAAACCTTTGAAGAGGCACAAAAAGCACTCATGGATATGTGA
- a CDS encoding SAM-dependent methyltransferase has translation MDKDKEMPFTLDQVVPWGRSFDEYVRMFRLSAEDLQRSILGCADGPSGFNSEMKREGHRVISCDPLYQFTAKEIESRISETCHQVLEQTSRNKDNFVWDTIKSVEELGKVRMEAMRKFLDDYDQGKREGRYCAEKLPSLPFAARQFDLALCSHFLFLYTGQLSLDFHRSSIHEMCRVASEVRIFPLIDLEVTRSPYVEVIIPELEHRGFTVRIEKVPYEFQRGGNEMMRISR, from the coding sequence ATGGACAAAGATAAAGAGATGCCATTTACCCTTGATCAGGTTGTACCGTGGGGAAGATCGTTTGATGAATACGTGAGGATGTTTCGCTTGTCCGCAGAAGACCTGCAGCGAAGTATTCTCGGCTGCGCGGATGGGCCGTCGGGCTTCAATAGCGAAATGAAGAGAGAAGGCCACAGGGTTATCTCCTGCGATCCTCTCTACCAGTTTACGGCCAAAGAGATAGAAAGCCGCATCAGTGAAACCTGCCATCAGGTCCTGGAGCAAACATCCCGTAATAAGGATAATTTTGTCTGGGATACCATAAAATCGGTAGAAGAGCTCGGTAAGGTCAGAATGGAGGCCATGAGAAAGTTTCTGGATGACTATGATCAGGGAAAGAGAGAGGGCCGCTATTGTGCTGAAAAACTTCCCTCATTGCCCTTTGCTGCCAGACAGTTTGATTTGGCCTTATGCTCTCACTTTTTGTTCCTCTACACCGGCCAATTGTCACTGGACTTCCACCGAAGCTCAATTCATGAAATGTGCAGAGTGGCCAGTGAAGTGCGCATTTTCCCGCTCATTGATCTTGAAGTGACCAGGTCCCCCTATGTGGAGGTAATTATACCTGAGCTTGAGCATCGCGGATTTACCGTCAGGATAGAAAAGGTGCCTTACGAGTTTCAACGCGGAGGGAATGAAATGATGAGGATTTCGAGATGA
- a CDS encoding carboxypeptidase-like regulatory domain-containing protein: MIVWPAVIFGVVKDQEGRGLESAVIDIAYSGQRVAQLISRLPDGDYGLSPSFLGEESSLTISYGHRYTFYETFYVVGPTQCDFIMIPGTVRDEITGIPLGRVEVLATSLDSPYLQATTTTDPDGTYQLFLPVIRTAGDRRDYKDYTITARLPLSSGSNTNHTATPVRVPSEGSKQLNFALNLPQFSGKVVDILNHSPLKGAEIKISPAPSTVILPIANTIESGPEGNFHVPLPLGTYTLEVTKSKYQPKTVTLQFYATMENYLIELTREEDRPRPQNTRPVITSPQDGQEITVNAGKELRFSVVAQDAENPYLFYTIQGGAKDWPQIPPEDPEGGSAGIPKEYHHLTSLADLGEYTLKITVSDLDLVTSVHIKVKVQYPLQLRLTRGLNLISYPAGPEGSIDSAFDLLSLLGDANKVESISRYDTIQGKYISAGYTQDGKKRGSDFPISSQEGYTVYAKQPVTVNLKIQRANLTSCTLNLKQGTNLVGIPVVMGDRYSSHDLLLDLGPNTAGSLYHYNPAKGACEFTYWIGNHPGGEDFPIQMGEGYFIEAITDKQLSLPLLR; encoded by the coding sequence ATGATTGTCTGGCCAGCAGTTATTTTTGGAGTTGTTAAGGATCAAGAAGGAAGAGGCCTGGAATCTGCCGTTATTGATATTGCTTATTCAGGCCAGAGAGTAGCCCAATTAATAAGTAGGCTTCCTGATGGAGATTATGGGCTGAGTCCATCCTTTCTTGGTGAGGAATCTTCACTAACCATCTCTTATGGGCATAGATACACCTTCTATGAAACATTTTACGTTGTCGGTCCTACCCAGTGCGACTTTATCATGATTCCCGGCACTGTCCGTGATGAAATCACCGGCATCCCTCTGGGTCGGGTAGAGGTTTTAGCTACCTCTCTTGATTCTCCTTACCTCCAGGCAACAACAACGACCGATCCTGATGGCACGTACCAGCTCTTTCTCCCGGTCATTCGCACGGCTGGAGACCGCAGAGACTACAAAGACTACACGATAACAGCCCGTCTGCCCCTGTCCAGCGGGAGTAATACCAACCATACGGCCACTCCGGTGCGAGTTCCTTCCGAAGGAAGCAAACAGCTTAACTTTGCCTTGAATCTGCCTCAATTTTCCGGCAAGGTTGTTGATATTCTGAATCACAGTCCTCTTAAAGGTGCGGAAATCAAAATCTCTCCTGCGCCCTCAACCGTCATACTCCCCATCGCCAATACTATCGAGAGCGGGCCCGAAGGAAATTTTCACGTACCTCTTCCCCTGGGGACTTATACGCTCGAAGTTACGAAGAGTAAATATCAACCGAAAACCGTCACTCTCCAGTTCTATGCAACCATGGAAAATTATCTCATTGAACTGACAAGGGAGGAGGACCGTCCCCGTCCGCAAAATACCCGGCCGGTTATTACCTCACCCCAGGATGGCCAGGAGATAACGGTGAATGCCGGTAAAGAGCTGCGCTTTTCCGTAGTAGCCCAAGATGCTGAAAATCCCTATCTCTTTTATACGATCCAGGGGGGGGCGAAGGACTGGCCTCAAATCCCCCCGGAAGACCCGGAGGGCGGATCAGCAGGTATACCCAAAGAGTATCACCATCTTACCAGTCTGGCTGACCTCGGTGAGTATACCTTGAAGATTACGGTTAGTGATCTTGACTTAGTTACTAGCGTGCATATCAAGGTAAAAGTCCAATACCCCCTTCAGTTAAGGTTAACCAGGGGCTTAAACCTGATCAGTTACCCGGCGGGACCGGAGGGTTCTATTGACTCTGCTTTTGATTTGCTCTCTCTCCTGGGAGACGCTAATAAGGTTGAGAGCATCAGCCGGTACGACACGATCCAGGGAAAGTACATCAGTGCCGGATATACCCAGGACGGGAAAAAGAGGGGTTCTGATTTCCCCATCAGCAGCCAGGAAGGATATACCGTCTATGCCAAACAACCGGTCACCGTTAACCTGAAGATTCAACGTGCCAATCTTACCTCCTGCACGCTCAATTTAAAGCAGGGAACCAATCTGGTCGGAATACCCGTGGTGATGGGAGACCGGTATTCCTCTCATGATCTTCTGCTGGACCTCGGTCCAAATACTGCCGGAAGTCTGTACCACTATAACCCGGCAAAAGGAGCATGCGAGTTTACCTACTGGATTGGAAATCATCCGGGAGGAGAGGATTTCCCTATCCAGATGGGAGAGGGGTATTTCATCGAGGCCATTACCGACAAGCAGCTTTCTCTGCCGCTGTTGAGATAG
- a CDS encoding CHAT domain-containing protein produces the protein MKEALYLEISRKADNLEISLSEGEQTLTHYEESRVSSLDLQRRCNELLHLLNAVSRHGKIPGKILHELQQMGQVLYNEIFPLSIKKELTNTSVEDIILKIDNRLVQVPWELIYTGREFFCERFNIGRIVKTQQAISPGVKKDFHPPLNMLIITDPRGDLPSAYEEGNRIRESLRQKAVNITLVSSEVSIDYLKKKMLQFDLIHYAGHADYDLDDPSASGWILEDGKFTALDIHKLSGVNPMPALVFSNACQSGTTEEWQKGTSEGEKIYGLANAFLLAGVQHYVGTFWKVLDTPSTSFAIEFYYKLFTGQSIGQAMRSARMALKDRYGQENILWASYLLYGDPTARYFEPLMRDEAAERDFRFVPQSATLSSPLPGSPPVVPQWNPATEWLIQEKSRGGLLWKTRPPSELMERSWQAEKECQESGEGKSARGAKPARSRFWYTAATLGTLAVAGTLFSVFHGRQSRLSPTSVNLLPGSWTTVKAANQFPDADRLTDDNSLAEFFQGLLKKYQWAQGKKGPVDTWSSRPLTIFFHAARGGEEAETEILLTKIMLHLQGNQRITVLEREKLDVILQELAVSSSPLANQECALRLGELLSGNLLSTCSLYRTGSKLQVIIRLIENESSIVKAAFSEEWESGTSADAIADRLAQQISQALDKHFPLQGRIKTVINYDRVIVNIGARHGLKSGIKLKIIKDQHIYQNGEIIGEESVKVGELEVSEVKADYSYAKVLGRSEDLAAGMKVIP, from the coding sequence ATGAAAGAGGCACTCTATTTAGAAATATCCCGAAAAGCCGATAACCTGGAGATCAGTCTCAGTGAAGGCGAGCAGACTTTGACCCACTATGAAGAAAGTCGAGTCTCAAGCCTCGATCTGCAGCGCAGATGCAACGAGCTTCTCCATCTTTTGAATGCCGTCTCCCGTCACGGAAAGATTCCAGGAAAGATCCTCCATGAGCTTCAGCAGATGGGGCAGGTTCTCTATAATGAAATCTTTCCGCTCAGTATCAAAAAGGAACTTACCAATACCTCGGTTGAAGACATTATCCTGAAAATTGATAACCGCCTGGTCCAGGTTCCCTGGGAATTGATTTACACGGGACGGGAGTTCTTCTGTGAGCGGTTTAATATCGGCCGCATCGTCAAGACCCAGCAGGCTATTTCCCCTGGAGTCAAGAAAGATTTTCACCCTCCCCTGAACATGCTCATCATTACCGATCCCAGGGGAGATTTACCGTCGGCCTACGAGGAAGGGAACCGTATCCGTGAGAGCCTCCGGCAGAAGGCGGTCAATATTACCCTGGTAAGCTCTGAAGTGAGCATCGATTATCTGAAAAAAAAGATGCTTCAATTTGATCTTATTCACTACGCGGGCCATGCGGATTATGATCTGGATGATCCTTCGGCCAGTGGATGGATCCTCGAAGACGGGAAATTTACCGCTCTGGACATCCATAAACTTTCCGGTGTCAACCCCATGCCTGCCCTGGTGTTCTCGAATGCCTGTCAGTCCGGTACCACCGAAGAATGGCAAAAAGGTACCTCGGAGGGCGAAAAAATCTATGGTTTAGCCAACGCCTTTCTTCTGGCCGGAGTACAGCACTATGTCGGCACCTTCTGGAAGGTGCTGGATACGCCAAGCACAAGTTTTGCCATTGAATTTTACTACAAGCTTTTTACCGGGCAAAGCATCGGTCAGGCAATGAGATCGGCCCGTATGGCTCTCAAGGATCGCTATGGCCAGGAGAATATTCTCTGGGCAAGCTATCTGCTGTATGGAGATCCTACGGCCAGATACTTTGAACCGCTGATGAGAGACGAGGCAGCAGAGCGGGATTTCCGGTTTGTGCCTCAGTCGGCTACGCTTTCCTCTCCGCTTCCTGGCAGTCCTCCGGTCGTTCCCCAATGGAATCCGGCAACGGAATGGTTGATCCAGGAAAAAAGCCGGGGCGGCCTGCTCTGGAAAACGCGGCCTCCCTCAGAGCTTATGGAGCGAAGCTGGCAAGCGGAAAAAGAGTGCCAGGAGAGCGGTGAAGGAAAGTCGGCCAGGGGAGCAAAACCTGCCAGATCTCGCTTTTGGTACACCGCAGCCACTTTAGGAACGCTGGCTGTGGCCGGTACTCTGTTTTCGGTTTTTCATGGCAGGCAAAGCCGTCTTTCGCCAACATCGGTTAATCTTTTACCAGGCAGTTGGACTACGGTTAAAGCTGCCAACCAGTTTCCTGATGCCGATAGATTGACGGACGATAACTCCTTAGCTGAATTTTTTCAGGGATTGCTCAAAAAATATCAATGGGCACAGGGGAAAAAGGGTCCGGTAGATACCTGGAGCTCTCGGCCCCTGACGATCTTTTTCCATGCTGCTCGCGGAGGAGAAGAGGCTGAAACAGAGATTCTCCTCACCAAGATTATGCTGCATCTGCAGGGGAACCAGCGCATTACAGTTTTAGAGCGTGAAAAATTGGATGTCATCCTGCAGGAGTTGGCTGTATCTTCTTCCCCTCTGGCAAATCAGGAATGTGCACTTCGTCTTGGAGAGCTGTTGTCAGGCAATTTGCTGAGCACCTGCTCTCTCTACCGAACCGGCTCAAAATTGCAGGTTATCATACGCCTTATTGAAAATGAAAGTTCGATCGTGAAGGCTGCCTTCTCTGAAGAGTGGGAAAGTGGAACATCCGCCGATGCGATAGCCGATCGCCTGGCCCAACAAATTTCGCAAGCCCTTGATAAGCATTTCCCCTTGCAAGGGAGAATCAAAACGGTGATTAATTACGATCGCGTCATAGTAAATATCGGGGCCAGGCACGGGCTGAAATCGGGAATAAAACTAAAAATCATTAAAGATCAACATATCTATCAAAACGGAGAAATCATTGGTGAAGAAAGTGTTAAAGTTGGGGAACTTGAGGTTTCCGAGGTAAAAGCAGACTACAGCTACGCAAAAGTCCTGGGTAGATCCGAAGACCTGGCAGCCGGTATGAAAGTCATTCCTTAA
- a CDS encoding sigma-70 family RNA polymerase sigma factor, which produces MNTILQDGEITGFLEACISRDERAWDEFIAKYSKLIYNYIIKTLKRYNFQFQSDELEEIYNRIFAALLENDCRRLQNFRGTTEKSFTAYLREICFHNTVDFLREKRFFLDIEDVPESPSLESGYDNLELKQLQNIIGELKKELNPRHQLFFKLIFEEELSSDEVGRIMNLKLNAIHQLKFRLVNKLVQIAKEKNLYRDLETFIRDF; this is translated from the coding sequence ATGAATACCATACTACAAGATGGAGAGATTACAGGTTTTCTGGAAGCCTGTATCAGCCGGGATGAGCGTGCCTGGGATGAATTCATTGCCAAGTACAGCAAACTGATATACAATTATATTATTAAAACTTTAAAAAGATATAACTTTCAGTTTCAATCGGATGAGTTAGAGGAAATCTACAACCGGATTTTTGCCGCACTGCTGGAGAATGACTGCCGCAGGCTGCAAAATTTCCGGGGAACAACGGAAAAATCGTTTACCGCCTACCTGCGGGAAATCTGTTTTCACAACACGGTGGATTTTCTTCGAGAGAAACGATTCTTTCTGGATATTGAGGATGTCCCGGAAAGCCCCTCTCTGGAGTCAGGCTATGATAATCTTGAATTGAAGCAATTGCAAAATATTATCGGGGAATTAAAAAAAGAGCTCAACCCCCGGCACCAGCTTTTCTTCAAGCTGATTTTCGAAGAGGAGCTCAGTTCCGACGAGGTGGGAAGGATTATGAACCTGAAGTTGAATGCCATTCACCAATTGAAGTTCCGGCTGGTTAATAAGCTTGTTCAGATTGCCAAGGAAAAAAATTTATACCGTGATTTGGAAACGTTCATAAGGGATTTTTAG
- a CDS encoding peptidylprolyl isomerase, protein MIFRRCAVIVGASFLFSLGILINSSQAQNKPEKDKSHDAQPAAVAVEAKTQETKKTKNPVVVVETSLGKIKIELFEKEAPLTVKNFLSYVQEKFYDGTIFHRVVPNFVIQGGGFTADMIQKPTKPPIKNEAGNKISNTAGTVAMARTPVVDSATSQFFINLKDNKFLDHQNESEQGYGYCVFGRVTEGMDVVAKIGNVPTTKEFHSDVPAVPVVIKSIRSLP, encoded by the coding sequence ATGATCTTCAGACGTTGTGCAGTCATTGTCGGGGCATCTTTCCTTTTTTCCCTGGGAATCCTTATCAATTCGAGTCAGGCACAAAATAAACCGGAAAAGGACAAATCTCATGATGCTCAGCCCGCTGCCGTAGCGGTAGAGGCCAAGACACAGGAAACCAAAAAGACGAAAAACCCTGTCGTGGTCGTAGAGACCTCTCTGGGGAAGATAAAAATTGAACTTTTTGAAAAAGAAGCCCCTTTGACCGTAAAAAATTTCCTCAGTTATGTACAGGAAAAATTTTACGACGGAACGATATTTCACCGGGTGGTGCCAAACTTCGTTATTCAGGGGGGCGGATTTACTGCCGACATGATTCAAAAGCCGACAAAGCCACCCATCAAAAACGAAGCCGGCAACAAAATCAGCAATACGGCCGGAACGGTAGCCATGGCCAGAACTCCTGTGGTTGATAGTGCCACATCACAATTTTTCATCAACTTAAAAGACAACAAGTTCCTCGATCATCAGAATGAATCGGAGCAGGGATATGGATACTGTGTGTTCGGAAGGGTGACCGAAGGGATGGATGTGGTTGCCAAAATCGGAAATGTTCCGACAACCAAAGAATTCCATAGCGATGTACCTGCTGTGCCGGTAGTTATCAAATCCATTCGATCTCTTCCCTGA
- the dprA gene encoding DNA-processing protein DprA, whose product MEEREYWIALNAVSGMGAGQKLRLINELGSAQEIFRLKSRAASWPECRPLFLQNLQFADPEAIIRQEEKKAHLAKAIIITLLDSEFPHLLKEIYDPPLALYVKGSLPDDMSRSIAIVGSRRATYYGQMVTERISQELVASGFLIVSGMARGIDTIAHRSALTGGGKTIAVLGSGIDVAYPPENKNLMERIIANGAVISEFPFGTEPHKMNFPIRNRIISGIPRGVLIVEAREKSGALITANCALEQGREVFAIPGNIYSPSSRGTNQLIKQGARLVEGIEDILEELGIAPINRQAQMADSSQTPKMKLDQEESKIYALLSYDPVPIDVIIQKSGLYPQDIHTILLTLEMKGIIKQLPGKLFIRV is encoded by the coding sequence GTGGAGGAGAGAGAATACTGGATCGCGCTCAATGCGGTTTCCGGCATGGGAGCCGGACAAAAATTACGGTTAATCAATGAGCTTGGCTCAGCACAGGAAATCTTCCGATTAAAAAGCAGGGCGGCATCCTGGCCGGAATGCCGTCCGCTGTTCCTGCAAAACCTGCAATTCGCCGACCCTGAGGCCATTATACGGCAGGAAGAAAAAAAAGCTCATCTGGCCAAAGCTATAATCATTACCCTCCTGGATTCCGAATTTCCTCACCTGTTGAAAGAGATTTACGACCCTCCCCTGGCCTTGTATGTCAAAGGCAGCCTTCCTGACGACATGAGCAGGAGTATAGCGATTGTCGGCTCCCGAAGGGCAACCTATTATGGACAAATGGTCACTGAGCGAATATCACAGGAACTGGTGGCCAGTGGATTTTTGATTGTCAGCGGCATGGCCAGGGGCATTGATACGATTGCCCATCGCAGCGCTCTGACAGGAGGAGGAAAAACCATAGCTGTTCTGGGAAGCGGTATCGATGTAGCCTACCCGCCGGAGAATAAAAACCTTATGGAGCGCATTATTGCCAATGGGGCGGTAATTTCGGAGTTTCCCTTTGGTACCGAGCCCCATAAGATGAACTTTCCGATCCGAAACCGCATTATCAGCGGAATTCCTCGAGGGGTACTCATCGTCGAGGCCAGAGAGAAGAGCGGAGCACTGATTACCGCCAACTGTGCTCTCGAGCAGGGGAGGGAGGTTTTTGCCATTCCCGGCAACATTTATTCTCCCAGCAGCAGGGGAACCAATCAGCTTATCAAGCAGGGAGCGCGACTGGTCGAGGGAATAGAGGATATTCTGGAGGAATTGGGGATTGCTCCCATCAACCGGCAGGCTCAGATGGCTGATTCGTCCCAGACTCCCAAAATGAAACTCGATCAGGAAGAAAGCAAAATTTATGCACTTCTCTCCTATGATCCTGTACCGATTGATGTTATAATTCAAAAGAGCGGGCTTTACCCGCAGGATATCCATACTATTTTATTGACATTGGAAATGAAAGGGATTATAAAACAGCTTCCGGGGAAGCTGTTTATCAGGGTATAA
- the topA gene encoding type I DNA topoisomerase, producing MANALIIVESPAKVKTITKFLGSDYLVKASVGHVKDLPSNRLGVDITHEFTPEYITIEGKEKVLADIKKAAKKVGIVFLAPDPDREGEAISWHIANALKEENGSFQIYRVLFNEITKKAVLQALSSPGTINEDKVNAQQARRILDRLVGYKISPILWRKVRWGLSAGRVQSVAVRLICEREREIKNFVSREYWTITAYLEGSLPPPFTARLFKIGDQKAEIETETQASQVVDEVKAHDFRVVKVDRKKKKKQPVAPFTTSKLQQEAFRKLRFSAKKTMSVAQKLYEGIELGAEGSTGLITYMRTDSTRIADESIQEVRSYILSRFGREYLPSRPKIYKNKNNAQDAHEAIRPTSTLREPEKIKPFLKAEEFLLYQLIWNRFVACQMEDALMDMTTIDLEAGHYLFRATGSIIIFKGFMQLYQEGRDDDPSSSAQEDGDASSPDRQKELPNLTEGETASLNKLEPKQHFTQPPPRFSDATLVKELEEKGIGRPSTYATILSTIVNREYVNRDGKGKFVPTELGMLVNDLLVDSFPQVLDVEFTAQMESSLDEIEEGKRDWVKALRFFYDSFTQYVQKAENSMRDVKREGILTDKTCEKCGKPMAIKWGRNGEFLSCTGYPQCKNAKEFRRGENGEVIIQENEHQDQHCDKCGSPMVLKHSRFGNFLACSAYPKCKNTVSLSTTDQKEIELAQNEKCEKCGSAMQIKVGPYGRFLSCVEYPKCKFIKPISIGVSCPESGCDGYLTEKKTKRGKVFYSCSNYPKCNFSTWHKPIPEKCPKCGYSFLVQNRNKLTCGNKECDYAEEK from the coding sequence ATGGCCAATGCTCTTATTATTGTTGAGTCTCCCGCTAAGGTAAAAACTATTACCAAATTTTTAGGGTCAGACTACCTGGTCAAAGCCTCAGTGGGGCATGTAAAAGATCTGCCTTCCAATCGGCTGGGAGTAGATATCACCCATGAATTTACGCCGGAGTATATCACCATCGAGGGCAAAGAGAAGGTTCTGGCAGATATTAAAAAAGCAGCGAAAAAAGTAGGGATCGTCTTCCTGGCTCCTGATCCGGACCGGGAAGGAGAGGCAATCAGTTGGCATATTGCCAATGCACTGAAGGAAGAAAACGGAAGCTTTCAGATTTATCGGGTCCTGTTTAACGAAATCACCAAGAAAGCGGTTCTCCAGGCTTTATCCAGCCCCGGCACGATCAATGAAGACAAGGTCAATGCCCAGCAGGCCAGGCGGATTCTGGACCGGCTGGTAGGATATAAGATCAGCCCCATTCTGTGGCGCAAGGTCCGGTGGGGATTAAGTGCCGGACGGGTGCAGTCGGTGGCAGTGAGGCTGATTTGCGAGCGCGAGCGGGAGATCAAGAATTTCGTCTCCAGGGAATACTGGACAATCACGGCTTACCTTGAAGGGAGCCTTCCTCCGCCCTTTACCGCCAGGTTGTTCAAGATCGGCGATCAGAAAGCCGAAATCGAGACCGAGACCCAGGCCAGCCAGGTGGTTGATGAGGTCAAAGCCCATGATTTTCGGGTGGTTAAAGTTGACCGCAAGAAGAAAAAGAAGCAGCCGGTTGCCCCCTTTACCACGAGTAAGCTGCAGCAGGAAGCTTTTCGCAAGCTCCGGTTTTCAGCCAAAAAAACCATGTCGGTCGCCCAGAAGCTCTATGAAGGGATTGAGCTTGGAGCGGAAGGAAGCACGGGACTGATCACTTATATGCGAACGGATTCAACCCGCATTGCCGATGAATCCATACAAGAGGTACGATCCTATATCCTTTCCCGCTTTGGCAGGGAATACTTACCCTCCCGGCCAAAGATATACAAGAACAAAAATAATGCCCAGGATGCACACGAGGCCATACGCCCTACATCCACGCTCCGGGAGCCGGAAAAAATAAAACCCTTCCTGAAAGCTGAAGAATTCCTCCTGTATCAGCTCATCTGGAACCGGTTTGTGGCCTGTCAGATGGAAGATGCCCTGATGGATATGACCACTATTGATCTTGAGGCCGGGCACTACCTTTTCCGGGCCACCGGATCGATCATCATCTTCAAGGGATTCATGCAGCTCTACCAGGAGGGACGGGACGATGACCCCTCTTCTTCCGCTCAGGAAGATGGTGATGCTTCATCACCGGACAGGCAAAAGGAACTGCCCAACCTGACAGAGGGAGAAACCGCCTCGCTGAACAAGCTGGAGCCCAAACAGCACTTTACTCAGCCCCCGCCCCGGTTCTCCGATGCCACCCTGGTCAAGGAGCTGGAAGAAAAAGGAATCGGACGGCCAAGTACGTATGCCACCATTTTAAGCACCATTGTCAACCGGGAGTATGTGAACAGAGACGGCAAAGGGAAATTCGTGCCTACCGAATTGGGTATGCTGGTCAATGACCTTCTGGTTGACAGTTTTCCGCAAGTCCTGGATGTGGAATTCACCGCCCAGATGGAGAGCAGCCTGGATGAGATCGAAGAAGGAAAGCGGGATTGGGTCAAGGCCCTGCGCTTCTTCTACGATTCATTTACCCAATACGTGCAGAAAGCGGAAAACAGCATGCGGGACGTAAAGCGGGAAGGAATCCTGACTGACAAAACCTGTGAAAAATGTGGGAAGCCAATGGCCATAAAATGGGGCCGCAATGGTGAATTTCTCTCCTGCACGGGCTATCCGCAGTGTAAAAACGCCAAGGAGTTTAGGCGGGGTGAAAATGGTGAGGTCATCATTCAGGAAAATGAACACCAGGATCAGCACTGCGACAAGTGCGGCAGCCCCATGGTCCTGAAACACAGCCGATTTGGCAATTTTCTGGCCTGCTCAGCCTATCCGAAGTGCAAAAATACTGTCTCACTCAGTACCACCGACCAGAAAGAAATCGAGCTGGCCCAGAACGAGAAATGCGAAAAATGCGGCTCGGCCATGCAAATCAAGGTCGGCCCCTATGGCCGGTTTTTATCCTGTGTCGAATACCCGAAATGCAAATTCATCAAACCGATCAGCATCGGCGTCTCCTGCCCCGAATCGGGGTGCGACGGGTACCTGACCGAGAAAAAAACCAAGCGGGGAAAGGTCTTTTATAGCTGCAGCAATTACCCCAAATGCAACTTCTCGACCTGGCATAAACCCATACCGGAAAAATGCCCTAAATGCGGATATTCGTTTCTGGTTCAGAATCGGAATAAATTGACCTGCGGAAATAAAGAGTGCGATTATGCGGAGGAGAAGTGA